One Streptomyces formicae genomic window, GGGCCCAGTCGCGCTCGACCCAGTAGGGGTCGTAGGCGTCGAAGGTGGTGAGCTCGATGTCCTCGATCCACTTGCAGGCGGAGACGTAGCCGTACAGGCCGGGGACGAGCATGCGGACGGGGAAACCGTGCTCGAAGGGGAGCGGCTCGCCGTTCATGCCGACGGCGAGCAGGGCGTCGCGGCCGTCCATGACCGTCTCCACCGGGGTGCCGATCGTCATGCCGTCGACCGAACGGGCCACGAGCTGGTCGGCGGGGCCGCCCTTGGACGGCGGCCGCACCCCGGCCTCCCTCAGGAGGTCCGCGAGGCGTACGCCGAGCCAGCGCGCGGAGCCGACGTAGGGGCCGCCGACCTCGTTCGACACGCAGGTCATGGTGATGTCCCGCTCGACGAGCTCTCTGCGGAGCAAGTCCTGGAAGTCCAGGCTCAGTTCACGGTCGACCCCCTTGCCGTGAACGCGCAGCCGCCAGCGGTTCGCGTCCAGGCGGGGTACGTCGATGGCGGTGTCGACGCGGTAGAAGCGGTCGTTGGACGTGGTGTACGGCGTGAGCCCGGGGAGCTTCAGATCGACGCCGCGCGGCAGGGCGGGGGCGGGTGAGGCGGGCGCGGGGAGCCGGAGCGCGCTCCGTGACGCCTCGGCTTCGGCGGCGGTCCCGGCCTTGAGCCGCCGCCCGACCAGCCAGGCGCCGGTGGAGAGGGCGGCCGCGGCTGCGGTGGCCAGGAGGAAGGTTCGGCGGGTGGGGGTGGCGGTGGCGGTGGGGGTGGGGGTGGGTGCTCGGTCCCGGTCCTGGTCCTGGTCCCGGCCCTGGTCCCGGTCCTGGTTTTGGTCCCGGGCTGGGTCCGGGGGCGGGACCGGGACCGAGTCCGGGGCCGCGGATCGCTCGGAGTCCGGTGTCCGCTCCTGTCCCGGCCCCGGGGCGGGGTCTCCCGCTCGGGTGCGGTCCGTGGCGCTGTCCGAAGGCGAGGTTCGGGTGGGAGGCGTGGGGGTGGTGGTCGGCGGGGTCTGGGCCGGGGTGTTGGGGGCGGTGGGGGGTGCGGTTCGGCCGGGGGGCGTGGGTGGGGCGGGAGCTGAGGGCTGTGTCCGGTCTGCCGTCGGGTTCCGGTCCGGGGGCGTGGGGCCGGTAGGGGGCGGTGCCGGGGACGAGGGCGTCGGGGTGGTGTCGGTCGATGTCCGGTTCGGGGCCGCGGGGGCCGCGGGGGCGGTGGGGGTCGACGCCTCGGGCGGGAGCGTGGGGGTGGTCGGCGTACGGGACGGGGGCGTGAGCGCGGTGGCGGGCGGTGGCTGGTTCGGCGGGGTGGAGGGCGTGGCTGGCTTCGGGGAGCGTGGGGGGAGGCGGGTGCTGAGGAAGTACAGCGTTGCCGAGCCCGTTGCCGCTCCGGCGAGGGACGGCAGCGCGTCCAGTGCGGATGTGGAGTCGGGGCGGGCCGTCGCGGCCAGGGCGCCCACCGCGCCGAAGAGCAGGACGCCGAGCGACGCGCTGCGGGGGCGGCGGAGGGCGAGGACGCCCGCTGCCGCGGCGAAGAGGGCCAGTGCGGCGAGGATGCCCAGTTGGAGGACCAGCTTGTCGTCCTCGCCGAAGTGGTGGATCGCCCAGTCCTTCACGGGGGCCGGCGTGCGGTCGATGACCGCGCCGCCGACCGCCGTGACCGGGCCCGCCTCCGGCCGGACCGCCACCGAGACCAGCTCCGCGACCGCGAGGGCCGCGTAGCCGGACACCAGGCCGCCGAGTGCGGCCAGTGCGGCCGCCGCGGCCCGCTTCGCGGTGTCTCCTCGTGTGCTCACACCCTTGATTCGAAGCGGCGTGGCGTCCGGCTTGGTCGTTCACCCGATCGGGTCAATCGGCGCTCCCGGCGCTCCCGGCACGTGCGTCACGCCAGGTCGCGGGCCTGCTTGAACCGGGCGAGGCCGTCGGGGAGTTCCACCAGAGGGTCCGGGTAGTCGATCGCGGCCCGCTCCAGGCCCTGGAGCTTCCACGGTTCGTGGATCGCCGGTCCCTCGATGTCGGCCAGCTCGGGGACC contains:
- a CDS encoding molybdopterin-dependent oxidoreductase, which translates into the protein MSTRGDTAKRAAAAALAALGGLVSGYAALAVAELVSVAVRPEAGPVTAVGGAVIDRTPAPVKDWAIHHFGEDDKLVLQLGILAALALFAAAAGVLALRRPRSASLGVLLFGAVGALAATARPDSTSALDALPSLAGAATGSATLYFLSTRLPPRSPKPATPSTPPNQPPPATALTPPSRTPTTPTLPPEASTPTAPAAPAAPNRTSTDTTPTPSSPAPPPTGPTPPDRNPTADRTQPSAPAPPTPPGRTAPPTAPNTPAQTPPTTTPTPPTRTSPSDSATDRTRAGDPAPGPGQERTPDSERSAAPDSVPVPPPDPARDQNQDRDQGRDQDQDRDRAPTPTPTATATPTRRTFLLATAAAAALSTGAWLVGRRLKAGTAAEAEASRSALRLPAPASPAPALPRGVDLKLPGLTPYTTSNDRFYRVDTAIDVPRLDANRWRLRVHGKGVDRELSLDFQDLLRRELVERDITMTCVSNEVGGPYVGSARWLGVRLADLLREAGVRPPSKGGPADQLVARSVDGMTIGTPVETVMDGRDALLAVGMNGEPLPFEHGFPVRMLVPGLYGYVSACKWIEDIELTTFDAYDPYWVERDWAREAPIKTQSRIDTPKPFARPAPGRVTVAGVAWAQHKGIARVEVSVDDGPWHEARLAAEGPLDTWRQWSWQWPATPGTHTLHVRATDRTGTAQTAERTRTMPDGASGRHSVVVTVT